From Psychroflexus torquis ATCC 700755, the proteins below share one genomic window:
- the tig gene encoding trigger factor, producing the protein MKITREDKDQLNSVIKINIEKNDYSPKVEKVLKDHRKTASIPGFRKGMVPTGMIKKQYGKSVLVDEVNKLLQESLNSYITKEKLEILGNPLPKPQDELNWESDDYNFEFELGLAPKFDITLEGEGPVKYYNISADEEMIDNQLKTIQRQYGKLEPHNEVKENFTVVGTFHNEEEGIENEATFNVEDLDGESNQKELLGAKAGDQVILKSSKLFKDEDTLATQLGIEKDKAEGLKVDLTFTIKDINEQILAELNQELFDKAFGEGEVSSEKEAKEKIAEQSKQTFQQQGDQQFFNDVTEHLIEKSNMSLPSEFLQKWMQTQGEKKLTVEEAKDEYEKSEKGIKYQLIEAKIAKDNNVRVEMEDVKKVAKEKIKMQMMQFGQMDFPEDQMDGIIQNLMSNQEQVKQFSEEVMVQKLLGLYKEKMKIEEKDVTYKEFVDTIYK; encoded by the coding sequence ATGAAGATAACAAGAGAAGATAAAGACCAACTAAATTCTGTCATCAAAATCAATATTGAAAAAAACGATTACAGTCCAAAGGTAGAAAAAGTACTTAAAGACCATCGTAAGACAGCAAGTATTCCTGGTTTCAGAAAAGGAATGGTCCCAACGGGTATGATAAAAAAACAGTATGGAAAATCTGTTTTAGTAGATGAAGTCAATAAATTGTTACAAGAGTCATTAAACTCATATATCACAAAAGAGAAGCTCGAAATTTTGGGAAATCCACTCCCTAAACCACAAGACGAATTAAACTGGGAGTCCGACGATTATAACTTTGAATTTGAATTAGGATTAGCCCCAAAATTTGATATCACTTTGGAAGGTGAAGGTCCAGTTAAGTATTACAACATTTCTGCAGATGAGGAGATGATTGATAATCAACTCAAAACCATTCAGCGTCAATACGGGAAACTCGAGCCCCATAACGAAGTGAAGGAAAACTTTACAGTGGTTGGAACGTTTCACAATGAAGAAGAAGGTATCGAAAATGAGGCCACCTTCAACGTTGAAGATCTCGATGGAGAGAGCAACCAAAAAGAACTTTTAGGAGCAAAGGCAGGAGATCAAGTTATTTTAAAATCTAGCAAACTTTTTAAAGATGAGGATACTTTAGCGACTCAACTCGGTATAGAAAAAGATAAAGCTGAGGGTTTAAAAGTTGATTTGACGTTTACGATCAAAGATATCAATGAACAAATTCTAGCAGAACTTAATCAAGAACTGTTTGATAAAGCTTTTGGTGAAGGAGAAGTCTCTTCAGAAAAAGAAGCTAAAGAAAAAATAGCAGAACAATCCAAGCAAACTTTTCAGCAACAAGGCGATCAGCAATTTTTTAATGATGTCACAGAGCACCTGATTGAAAAGTCAAATATGAGTTTACCTTCAGAGTTTCTTCAAAAGTGGATGCAAACACAAGGTGAAAAGAAATTGACAGTCGAAGAGGCTAAAGACGAATACGAAAAGAGTGAGAAAGGTATTAAGTACCAGCTTATCGAAGCCAAAATAGCGAAAGACAACAATGTCAGGGTCGAGATGGAGGACGTTAAGAAAGTCGCCAAAGAAAAGATTAAAATGCAAATGATGCAATTTGGTCAAATGGATTTTCCAGAAGATCAAATGGACGGAATTATTCAAAATTTGATGTCAAACCAAGAGCAGGTAAAACAGTTTTCAGAGGAAGTAATGGTCCAAAAATTACTTGGACTTTACAAGGAGAAAATGAAGATTGAAGAAAAGGACGTTACTTATAAAGAATTTGTAGATACGATTTATAAATAA